One window of the Eucalyptus grandis isolate ANBG69807.140 chromosome 8, ASM1654582v1, whole genome shotgun sequence genome contains the following:
- the LOC104414260 gene encoding LOW QUALITY PROTEIN: probable glucan endo-1,3-beta-glucosidase A6 (The sequence of the model RefSeq protein was modified relative to this genomic sequence to represent the inferred CDS: inserted 2 bases in 2 codons), translating to MTAGRVKLYDADPEILKLLSRTQVQVSIMVQNQEIPGVASSQALADKWVRNNVLPYYPRTMIRFILVGNEVLSYNSTDRDRQLWGDLVPAMRRIKSSLRSNRIRNIKVGTPMAMDVVESXIPPSSGRFRSDVAESVIMPLVRFLNSTRSYFFLDVYPYFHGRGTRATSLDFALFHGNFNYTDPATGLTYTNLLDQMLSSLIXAMERLGYSNIPLLIAETGWPNSSDIEGPGANIYNAATYNCNLIKKMTAEPPAGTPARPGVVIPTFIFSLYDENQKAGPGTERHWGLLHANGDAVYEIDLTGKRPASTYGPLPLPTNNRPYEGKLWCMARIDANVTDLGSALSSACRRVNGMCDILMPGRECHEPASTFRHASYAFSAYWARLRSRGATCYFDGLAEQTVRDPVSRGSCKFPSVTL from the exons ATGACAGCCGGGCGTGTGAAGCTGTACGATGCCGACCCGGAGATCCTGAAGCTGTTATCCAGAACCCAGGTCCAAGTCTCCATCATGGTCCAAAACCAAGAGATCCCAGGCGTTGCGTCGAGCCAGGCCCTAGCCGACAAATGGGTGAGGAATAATGTCCTCCCGTATTATCCCCGGACGATGATCCGGTTCATCCTCGTTGGGAACGAGGTCTTGAGCTACAACAGCACTGATCGAGACCGCCAATTGTGGGGCGACCTTGTCCCTGCGATGCGCAGGATCAAAAGTTCGCTTCGGTCGAACCGCATCCGTAACATCAAAGTTGGGACCCCGATGGCGATGGATGTGGTCGAAT ACATTCCTCCCTCGAGCGGGAGGTTCCGCTCGGACGTCGCTGAATCCGTGATCATGCCACTGGTCCGCTTCTTGAACAGCACGAGGTCTTACTTCTTCCTTGACGTGTATCCTTACTTCCATGGTCGCGGAACCCGGGCGACATCTCTGGACTTCGCGCTGTTCCACGGAAATTTCAACTACACCGATCCCGCGACTGGTTTGACATATACTAATCTCCTGGACCAGATGCTCAGCTCTTTAA TCGCAATGGAAAGGCTCGGCTACTCGAACATCCCACTTCTAATTGCCGAGACCGGATGGCCAAACTCTAGCGACATTGAGGGACCTGGAGCGAATATCTACAATGCTGCCACGTATAACTGCAATCTGATCAAGAAAATGACAGCCGAGCCGCCAGCCGGAACTCCCGCTCGGCCTGGAGTTGTCATACCGACATTCATCTTTTCATTATATGACGAGAACCAGAAGGCAGGCCCCGGGACGGAGCGGCATTGGGGACTATTACATGCCAACGGCGATGCCGTTTACGAGATCGACCTAACCGGGAAGAGGCCTGCTTCAACGTACGGGCCGCTGCCGTTGCCCACCAATAACAGGCCCTACGAGGGAAAACTGTGGTGCATGGCGAGGATAGATGCGAACGTGACCGATCTCGGCTCGGCATTGAGCTCCGCCTGCAGGAGGGTAAACGGCATGTGCGACATACTCATGCCCGGAAGAGAGTGCCACGAACCAGCATCGACCTTTCGGCACGCGAGCTATGCTTTCAGTGCCTATTGGGCACGGCTCAGGAGCCGAGGCGCGACTTGCTACTTCGATGGACTGGCGGAGCAGACTGTTAGAGACCCAGTGA GTCGGGGATCTTGCAAATTCCCTAGCGTGACTCTTTGA